In the Tissierellales bacterium genome, one interval contains:
- a CDS encoding metallophosphoesterase, with protein MKLAVVSDTHGKVDLIVNAIKAEAKVGKIIHLGDCTQDVRAIEEETDIEVISVRGNCDMLDVETPLERFFEIEGVRILAVHGHKYNVKYGHERIYYRALELGANIVLYGHSHVVSIERARGIYLINPGSPTLPRSSYGKSYIILEIDDGQINTEIRKL; from the coding sequence ATGAAACTAGCGGTGGTAAGTGATACTCATGGAAAAGTGGATTTGATTGTAAATGCTATTAAAGCAGAAGCTAAAGTTGGAAAGATAATTCATTTGGGTGATTGTACTCAGGATGTTAGAGCTATTGAAGAAGAGACTGATATTGAAGTTATATCGGTTCGTGGAAATTGCGATATGTTAGATGTTGAAACGCCGCTAGAACGTTTTTTTGAGATAGAGGGCGTTAGAATTTTAGCTGTTCATGGACATAAATACAATGTAAAATATGGGCATGAAAGAATATACTACAGAGCACTTGAATTGGGTGCTAATATAGTATTGTATGGGCATAGCCATGTCGTATCTATTGAGAGAGCTAGAGGAATTTATCTAATAAATCCAGGGAGTCCTACACTTCCTAGGAGTAGTTATGGAAAGTCATATATTATATTGGAAATAGATGACGGACAAATCAATACAGAGATACGGAAATTATGA
- a CDS encoding ABC transporter ATP-binding protein has product MLEIINASKWYKEKGTLLKANDSISLKIERNDVVGFLGPNGAGKTTLVKSICRLIELDEGEILLQGENISEKPIIANNKIGVQLEGSRNLYNFLTVRENLKYFSLLNNSNPTEFNAKLEEYCEFFGILNKLDTSVNKLSRGMNQKVSIINILLKDPEIIILDEPTLGLDITSKIKMIELLKKFNKVYKKTVIMCSHDIGVVEALCNKVAVFNNGQLLKYEEISEIKYNRNTEKIRALIRIDDMDVELINNPDITVVSVDRPIMEVLCNNSSSLFKEFNEANILEFSKIDLDLNEYIKDVINCEDK; this is encoded by the coding sequence ATGCTCGAAATTATTAATGCTTCAAAGTGGTATAAGGAAAAGGGAACCTTGCTAAAGGCTAATGATTCTATTAGCTTAAAAATCGAACGAAACGATGTAGTTGGCTTTCTTGGACCTAATGGAGCGGGAAAAACAACTCTGGTAAAATCAATTTGTAGATTAATTGAATTAGATGAAGGTGAAATATTATTGCAAGGTGAGAATATAAGTGAAAAACCAATAATTGCAAATAATAAGATTGGTGTACAATTAGAAGGTTCGCGAAATCTATATAACTTTTTAACTGTAAGAGAGAATTTGAAATATTTTAGCTTGTTAAATAATAGTAATCCTACAGAATTTAATGCAAAACTAGAAGAGTATTGTGAGTTCTTTGGGATTTTGAATAAGCTAGATACTTCGGTGAATAAATTATCAAGAGGGATGAATCAAAAAGTTTCTATAATAAATATATTGCTGAAAGATCCTGAAATAATTATTTTAGATGAACCAACCTTAGGATTAGATATTACTTCAAAAATTAAAATGATTGAACTTTTGAAAAAATTTAACAAAGTTTATAAAAAGACAGTGATAATGTGTTCACACGATATAGGTGTAGTCGAAGCTCTTTGCAATAAAGTTGCAGTATTTAATAATGGTCAATTGCTAAAGTATGAGGAAATTTCGGAGATAAAGTATAACAGAAATACCGAAAAGATTCGAGCTCTAATTCGAATTGATGATATGGATGTTGAGTTAATAAATAATCCCGATATAACAGTAGTTTCAGTAGATAGGCCAATAATGGAAGTTTTATGTAATAATTCTAGCAGTTTATTCAAAGAATTTAACGAAGCTAATATTTTAGAATTTTCTAAAATAGATTTGGATTTAAATGAGTATATTAAGGATGTGATTAATTGTGAAGATAAATAA
- a CDS encoding ABC transporter permease codes for MKINKLVKAEIIMFAGEIKSYSLNYIFYNLGLLLIFIGIFYSVNFDGNVNSLALLYGLISWQLCNSALSYVTGVIEDEAVMGTLEQIFMTRTKGVSVFIVKIFIAFVFNLVKSIVLFIICALIFDVWDVIYSAGSGNFLIVLITSFVVLSFGMLGLSFGGLSLFKKKVQPFLNMVSYVLLFFSGITSSLDEMPTWIMTVSKLLPLTWLQELIRSILLGRSIISQLAIVMALSILYSVLGYATFKYFLNKARREGKLGHY; via the coding sequence GTGAAGATAAATAAGTTGGTAAAAGCTGAAATAATTATGTTCGCTGGAGAAATCAAGTCATATTCTTTAAATTATATTTTCTATAATTTAGGGTTATTGTTGATTTTTATTGGTATATTTTATTCTGTGAATTTTGATGGAAATGTAAACTCACTTGCTCTTTTATATGGATTAATATCATGGCAGCTTTGCAATTCTGCATTATCGTATGTAACAGGAGTTATTGAGGATGAAGCTGTTATGGGGACGCTAGAGCAGATATTTATGACAAGAACAAAAGGCGTTTCTGTATTTATTGTAAAAATATTTATTGCATTTGTATTTAATCTTGTAAAATCAATAGTACTATTTATAATTTGTGCTCTGATATTCGATGTATGGGATGTGATATATTCTGCTGGAAGTGGTAATTTTTTAATTGTTTTAATAACAAGCTTTGTAGTGTTGTCTTTTGGAATGCTTGGATTATCTTTTGGTGGTCTATCATTATTTAAAAAGAAAGTTCAACCATTCTTAAATATGGTATCGTATGTTTTATTGTTTTTTTCCGGAATAACTAGTTCGTTAGATGAAATGCCAACGTGGATAATGACTGTAAGTAAATTACTACCACTTACATGGCTACAGGAATTAATCAGATCAATATTGCTGGGAAGATCGATAATTAGCCAGCTAGCAATAGTGATGGCTTTAAGTATTTTATATAGTGTTTTAGGATACGCTACATTTAAGTATTTCTTAAACAAAGCAAGAAGAGAGGGAAAGTTGGGTCATTATTAA